In Ruania zhangjianzhongii, the following proteins share a genomic window:
- a CDS encoding FAD-binding oxidoreductase, with protein sequence MTDVVHQKWWGWGVEGIAFQHENKPGFAPFVREAIGLDLHSPAGRPPSFEDLDVPASQLDDSLGARLREIVGDHQVSSEDMNRVVHTYGKGLRDLVRVRAGDLPRVPDVVVYPANSDEVRAIVDAVVAADGVLIPFGGGSNISGSLTPQAGEKRVVVSLDMGRMNRVLEIDADAGLALIQAGGLGPDLEEQLNGQGWTMGHQPDSFKHSTLGGWIATRSSGMQSDKYGDIADITRGMTVVLPGKVVQLRPLPSTSTGPSVREMIIGSEGRLGVITQAWVHVHRLPENREVIAYLFPNWAAGLAAMREISTSDATPSITRVSDAPETGFSLATRKESNSLSSKVGEGLFEVLRRRGWDLEKVCISYIGYEGGSAKVRADKSVVGKIVSKNGGIKLGKGPGAMYDQKKFDTPYLRDFLLDRGALGDVSETAAPWSRLGEVYTATVRAARTAFDELGVHGFVMCHLSHSYHSGACLYFTFAFPPKPDADPLAQYDVVKSAIQQSFVDHGGTLSHHHGVGTDHAPWMEQDISEPGVDLMVGLLSSADPGRNLNPGTLIPEHREW encoded by the coding sequence ATGACCGACGTCGTCCACCAGAAGTGGTGGGGCTGGGGTGTGGAAGGCATCGCCTTCCAGCACGAGAACAAGCCCGGGTTCGCTCCGTTTGTACGCGAGGCGATCGGGCTGGACCTGCACTCTCCGGCCGGCCGACCGCCGTCGTTCGAGGACCTGGACGTTCCCGCCTCGCAGCTGGACGACTCGCTCGGTGCGCGCCTGCGGGAGATCGTCGGCGACCACCAGGTCAGCAGCGAGGACATGAACCGGGTGGTGCACACCTACGGCAAGGGCCTGCGGGACCTGGTGCGGGTGCGCGCCGGTGACCTGCCCCGGGTGCCGGACGTGGTGGTCTACCCGGCCAACTCCGATGAGGTGCGCGCGATCGTGGATGCCGTGGTCGCTGCCGACGGCGTGCTCATCCCGTTCGGTGGCGGTTCGAACATCTCCGGCTCGCTCACCCCACAGGCGGGGGAGAAGCGGGTGGTGGTCTCGCTCGACATGGGCCGGATGAACCGGGTGCTGGAGATTGACGCGGACGCCGGTCTCGCCCTCATCCAGGCCGGTGGCCTGGGTCCCGACCTGGAGGAGCAGCTGAACGGCCAGGGCTGGACGATGGGGCACCAGCCGGACTCGTTCAAGCACTCCACGCTCGGCGGCTGGATCGCTACCCGGTCCTCCGGGATGCAGTCGGACAAGTATGGCGATATTGCCGACATCACTCGCGGGATGACTGTGGTGCTGCCGGGCAAGGTGGTGCAACTGCGGCCGTTGCCGAGCACCTCCACCGGTCCGAGCGTGCGGGAGATGATCATCGGCTCCGAGGGCCGGCTCGGCGTGATCACCCAGGCCTGGGTGCACGTGCACCGGCTGCCGGAGAACCGCGAGGTGATCGCCTACCTGTTCCCGAACTGGGCAGCCGGTCTGGCCGCGATGCGGGAGATCTCCACCTCCGACGCCACACCGAGTATCACCCGGGTCTCCGATGCACCCGAGACGGGCTTCTCCCTGGCGACCCGCAAGGAGTCGAACAGCCTGTCGTCCAAGGTGGGCGAAGGGCTGTTCGAGGTGCTTCGCCGCCGTGGCTGGGACCTGGAGAAGGTCTGCATCTCCTACATCGGCTACGAGGGCGGCTCAGCCAAGGTACGTGCGGACAAGTCCGTGGTGGGCAAGATCGTCAGCAAGAACGGTGGCATCAAGCTCGGCAAGGGTCCGGGAGCGATGTATGACCAGAAGAAGTTCGACACGCCGTACCTGCGGGACTTTCTGTTGGACCGGGGGGCCCTGGGCGACGTCTCCGAGACCGCCGCGCCGTGGTCCCGCCTCGGTGAGGTGTACACCGCCACGGTGCGCGCCGCCCGTACCGCGTTCGATGAGCTCGGTGTGCACGGCTTCGTGATGTGCCATCTCTCGCACTCCTACCACTCCGGTGCGTGCCTGTACTTCACCTTCGCGTTCCCGCCCAAACCCGATGCGGACCCGCTGGCGCAGTACGACGTGGTGAAGTCCGCGATCCAGCAGTCCTTCGTGGACCATGGCGGTACGCTCTCGCACCACCACGGGGTGGGTACCGATCACGCGCCGTGGATGGAGCAAGACATCTCCGAGCCGGGGGTGGACCTGATGGTGGGGCTGCTGTCCTCCGCGGATCCGGGCCGGAACCTGAACCCGGGCACGCTGATCCCCGAGCACCGGGAGTGGTGA
- a CDS encoding TetR/AcrR family transcriptional regulator produces MVKPSRFTIDQILDAATSAVHEHWRTATVGHVTARLGAPSGSIYHRFASRDALFASAWIRAVHRYHAQFDAIYELVDPLEAIVETGLFIPRFCRANPQDARMLTVFRYRDLLAEPPAGLADVLLELNAPVGRLITHLTEQRYGRVRQRGIELVSLAVRDAPLGMVRSLIGEDIPHWLDEPVQAASRAVAQLDDA; encoded by the coding sequence ATGGTCAAGCCCTCCAGATTCACGATCGATCAGATTCTCGACGCGGCCACCTCGGCCGTTCATGAGCACTGGCGCACGGCCACCGTCGGGCACGTCACCGCACGGCTGGGAGCACCATCGGGCTCGATCTATCACCGGTTCGCCTCGCGGGACGCCCTGTTCGCCTCAGCGTGGATCCGCGCAGTGCACCGCTATCACGCGCAGTTCGACGCGATCTACGAGCTCGTGGACCCGCTGGAGGCGATCGTGGAGACCGGCCTGTTCATCCCACGCTTCTGCCGCGCGAACCCTCAGGATGCCCGGATGCTGACGGTGTTTCGCTACCGGGACCTACTCGCCGAGCCGCCGGCCGGGCTGGCGGACGTGCTCCTCGAGCTGAACGCGCCGGTGGGCCGACTGATCACCCACCTCACCGAGCAGCGCTACGGCCGGGTCAGGCAGCGCGGGATCGAGCTCGTCTCGCTCGCCGTTCGGGACGCCCCGCTGGGGATGGTGCGTAGCCTCATCGGCGAGGACATCCCCCACTGGCTGGACGAGCCCGTCCAGGCGGCATCGCGGGCCGTCGCCCAGCTCGACGACGCCTGA
- a CDS encoding ArsR/SmtB family transcription factor: MARAATTSDVFNAIAEPRRREILVLLRTGERPVTELSQELGMPQPGTSKHLRVLREVGLVRDRRAGKQRLYGLDARGLRAVHEWVGGFEQFWTESFDRLDAYVQELKQERQEE; encoded by the coding sequence ATGGCACGAGCAGCAACGACCTCGGACGTCTTCAACGCCATCGCCGAGCCGCGGCGCCGGGAGATTCTGGTGCTGCTGCGCACCGGCGAGCGTCCGGTGACGGAGCTGTCTCAGGAACTGGGCATGCCTCAGCCGGGGACGTCCAAACATCTTCGAGTGCTCCGGGAGGTCGGGCTGGTGCGCGACCGCCGGGCGGGGAAACAGCGTCTCTACGGCCTGGATGCTCGTGGACTGCGCGCCGTTCATGAGTGGGTCGGCGGGTTCGAGCAGTTCTGGACCGAGAGCTTCGACCGCCTGGACGCCTATGTGCAGGAACTCAAGCAGGAACGACAGGAGGAGTAG
- a CDS encoding SRPBCC family protein, which translates to MTATGPGEPVTDRETVVSRTVAAPRELVFEAFTEVRHLSRWWGPEGSSTTTRAFEFRAGGEWVFTMHGPDGTDYPEWISWTEITPPAKLAMVHGEYRDDPNAFESVLTFEPDEAGTRIEMRTVFATKELRDEAVEKYHAIDGGQQTLSKLAGYVTETLQPTADG; encoded by the coding sequence ATGACTGCGACTGGACCAGGTGAGCCGGTCACCGACCGGGAGACGGTAGTCTCTCGGACGGTCGCCGCCCCGCGAGAGCTGGTGTTCGAGGCGTTCACCGAGGTGCGTCACCTCTCCCGGTGGTGGGGGCCGGAGGGGTCCAGCACCACGACGCGGGCCTTTGAGTTCCGCGCCGGCGGCGAGTGGGTCTTCACGATGCACGGTCCGGATGGGACCGACTACCCGGAATGGATCTCCTGGACCGAGATCACGCCGCCCGCGAAGCTCGCGATGGTGCACGGCGAGTATCGCGACGATCCGAACGCCTTCGAGTCGGTGCTGACCTTCGAGCCGGACGAGGCGGGAACCAGGATCGAGATGCGGACCGTGTTCGCCACCAAGGAACTGCGCGACGAAGCGGTCGAGAAGTACCACGCGATCGACGGCGGACAGCAGACGCTGAGCAAGCTGGCCGGTTACGTCACCGAGACCCTGCAGCCCACGGCTGACGGCTGA
- a CDS encoding DUF6440 family protein, protein MTQSEKRFEIIHEEKQIGEFTRVLRDTATGVCYLYAWTMSGGGLTVLVNPDGSPVVQAD, encoded by the coding sequence ATGACACAGAGCGAGAAGCGGTTCGAGATCATCCATGAGGAGAAACAGATCGGAGAGTTCACCCGGGTGCTGCGGGACACAGCCACGGGAGTCTGCTACCTGTATGCGTGGACGATGAGTGGCGGCGGCCTCACCGTCCTGGTGAACCCGGACGGCTCGCCGGTCGTCCAGGCGGACTGA
- the nrdH gene encoding glutaredoxin-like protein NrdH, translating into MTITVFSKPACVQCDATYRALKKHGLDYTVVDISTDAEALESVKALGYQQAPVVFAGGDHWSGFRPDKIKALAAVSADNQAALA; encoded by the coding sequence ATGACCATCACCGTCTTCAGCAAGCCGGCCTGTGTGCAGTGCGACGCCACCTACCGAGCGCTGAAGAAGCACGGCCTGGATTACACGGTGGTGGATATCAGTACCGACGCCGAAGCACTCGAATCGGTCAAGGCCCTCGGCTACCAGCAGGCTCCGGTCGTGTTCGCCGGTGGCGACCACTGGTCCGGCTTCCGTCCCGACAAGATCAAGGCGCTCGCCGCGGTCTCCGCAGACAACCAGGCCGCACTGGCCTGA
- the nrdI gene encoding class Ib ribonucleoside-diphosphate reductase assembly flavoprotein NrdI, with protein MTGIVYFSSVSENTRRFVERVDLASERIPLRPADGHLRVDHPYVLITPTYGGGNGQGAVPKQVIKFLNDTHNRSLIRGVVAAGNTNFGAAYCLAGRIVARKCKVPHLYDFELLGTAEDVMHVREGMGHTWLQQ; from the coding sequence GTGACCGGCATCGTGTACTTCTCCTCCGTCTCGGAGAACACACGGCGTTTCGTGGAGCGGGTGGACCTCGCGTCCGAACGCATCCCGCTCCGACCGGCGGACGGGCACCTGCGAGTGGACCACCCGTACGTGCTCATCACCCCCACCTACGGGGGCGGGAACGGCCAGGGGGCTGTACCCAAGCAAGTGATCAAGTTCCTCAACGACACTCACAACCGATCGCTGATCCGCGGTGTGGTGGCCGCGGGGAACACCAACTTCGGTGCGGCTTACTGCCTGGCCGGGCGAATCGTCGCCCGCAAGTGCAAGGTGCCGCACCTGTACGACTTCGAACTACTAGGAACCGCTGAGGACGTCATGCACGTCCGCGAAGGAATGGGGCACACGTGGCTGCAACAGTGA
- the nrdE gene encoding class 1b ribonucleoside-diphosphate reductase subunit alpha has protein sequence MDYHALNAMLNLYGPDGKIQFDKDREAARAYFLQHVNQNTVFFHNLTEKLDYLVENGYYETEVLEKYSREFVNQLFDHAYAQKFRFQTFLGAFKYYTSYTLKTFDGKRYLERFEDRVCMVALTLADGDEQFAINMVDEIISGRFQPATPTFLNSGKKQRGEPVSCFLLRIEDNMESISRAINSSLQLSKRGGGVALLLSNIREYGAPIKRIENQSSGVIPVMKLLEDSFSYANQLGARQGAGAVYLHAHHPDIFRFLDTKRENADEKIRIKTLSLGVVIPDITFELAKKNEDMYLFSPYDVERVYGVPFAEINVSEKYHEMVDDGRIKKKKIKAREFFQTLAEIQFESGYPYIMFEDTVNRANPIKGKITHSNLCSEILQVSTASTYNDDLSYNHVGKDISCNLGSMNIAATMDSPDFGKSIGTAIRSLTAVSDQTHIYSVPSIEEGNNDSHAIGLGQMNLHGYLARERILYGSEEGIDFTNIYFYTVLFHALAESNKIAKERGSAFKGFADSTYASGEFFDKYTDQVWEPATERVRELFTEAGVSIPSQSDWHELKASVQAHGIYNQNLQAVPPTGSISYINNSTSSIHPVASKIEIRKEGKLGRVYYPAPYLSNDNLEYFEDAYEIGYEKIIDTYAAATQHVDQGLSLTLFFKDTITTRDVNKAQIYAWRKGIKTLYYIRLRQLALEGTEVEGCVSCML, from the coding sequence ATGGACTACCACGCGCTGAACGCGATGCTGAACCTGTACGGACCGGACGGGAAGATCCAGTTCGACAAGGATCGCGAGGCGGCGCGGGCCTACTTCCTGCAGCACGTCAACCAGAACACCGTGTTCTTCCACAACCTCACCGAGAAGCTCGACTATCTGGTGGAGAACGGCTACTACGAGACCGAGGTGCTGGAGAAGTACTCGCGGGAGTTCGTGAACCAGCTCTTCGACCACGCGTACGCGCAGAAGTTCCGGTTCCAGACCTTCCTCGGGGCGTTCAAGTACTACACCTCGTACACGTTGAAGACCTTCGACGGGAAGCGGTACCTGGAGCGGTTCGAGGACCGGGTCTGCATGGTCGCGCTCACCCTCGCCGACGGTGACGAGCAGTTCGCGATCAATATGGTCGACGAGATCATCTCCGGCCGGTTCCAGCCGGCCACGCCCACGTTCCTGAACTCGGGCAAGAAGCAGCGCGGGGAGCCGGTGTCCTGCTTCCTGCTGCGCATCGAGGACAACATGGAGTCGATCTCCCGGGCGATCAACTCCTCGCTGCAGCTGTCCAAGCGCGGCGGTGGCGTGGCCCTGCTGCTGAGCAACATCCGCGAGTACGGGGCGCCGATCAAGCGGATCGAGAACCAGTCCTCCGGAGTGATCCCGGTGATGAAGCTGCTCGAGGACTCCTTCTCCTACGCCAACCAGCTCGGTGCGCGCCAGGGTGCCGGTGCGGTGTACCTGCACGCGCACCACCCGGACATCTTCCGCTTCCTGGACACCAAGCGGGAGAACGCGGACGAGAAGATCCGGATCAAGACCCTTTCGCTCGGTGTGGTGATTCCGGACATCACCTTCGAGCTGGCGAAGAAGAACGAGGACATGTACCTGTTCTCCCCCTATGACGTCGAGCGCGTCTACGGGGTGCCGTTCGCTGAGATCAACGTCTCCGAGAAGTACCACGAGATGGTTGACGACGGCCGGATCAAGAAGAAGAAGATCAAGGCCCGCGAGTTCTTCCAGACCCTTGCCGAGATCCAGTTCGAGTCCGGCTACCCGTACATCATGTTCGAGGACACGGTGAACCGGGCGAACCCGATCAAGGGCAAGATCACCCACTCGAACCTGTGCTCGGAGATCCTCCAGGTCTCCACCGCCTCGACCTACAACGACGATCTGTCCTACAACCACGTGGGCAAGGACATCTCCTGCAACCTCGGCTCGATGAACATCGCGGCCACGATGGACTCCCCGGACTTCGGCAAGAGCATCGGCACCGCGATCCGTTCGCTGACCGCGGTCTCGGACCAGACGCACATCTACTCGGTGCCCTCGATCGAGGAGGGCAACAACGACTCGCACGCCATCGGGCTGGGGCAGATGAACCTGCACGGCTACCTCGCCCGGGAGCGGATCTTATACGGGTCCGAGGAGGGCATCGACTTCACCAACATCTACTTCTACACGGTGTTGTTCCACGCCCTCGCCGAGTCGAACAAGATCGCCAAGGAGCGGGGCAGCGCGTTCAAGGGGTTCGCCGACTCCACCTACGCCAGTGGTGAGTTCTTCGACAAGTACACCGACCAGGTCTGGGAGCCGGCCACTGAGCGGGTGCGTGAGCTGTTCACCGAAGCCGGCGTGAGCATCCCTTCTCAGAGTGACTGGCACGAGCTGAAGGCTTCGGTCCAGGCGCACGGCATCTACAACCAGAACCTGCAGGCGGTGCCGCCGACCGGCTCGATCTCCTACATCAACAACTCGACCTCGTCGATCCACCCGGTCGCCTCGAAGATCGAGATCCGCAAGGAAGGCAAGCTCGGCCGCGTCTACTACCCGGCGCCGTACCTGAGCAACGACAACCTGGAGTACTTCGAGGACGCCTACGAGATCGGCTACGAGAAGATCATCGACACCTACGCCGCGGCCACCCAGCACGTGGACCAGGGGCTGAGCCTGACGCTGTTCTTCAAGGACACGATCACCACCAGGGACGTCAACAAGGCGCAGATCTACGCCTGGCGCAAGGGCATCAAGACCCTCTACTACATCCGCCTGCGCCAGCTCGCGCTGGAGGGCACTGAAGTGGAAGGTTGCGTCAGCTGCATGCTGTGA
- the nrdF gene encoding class 1b ribonucleoside-diphosphate reductase subunit beta, which translates to MTVSEKLPLVSRVTAINWNRIEDEKDVEVWNRLTNNFWLPEKIPLSNDVQSWATLTDDEKWMTTRVFTGLTMLDTIQGTVGAVSLIPDSLTPHEEAVYTNIAFMESVHAKSYSSIFSTLISTPEIDEAFRWSEENEHLQRKAEIILDYYRGDDPLKRKVASTMLESFLFYSGFYAPMYWSSRAKLTNTADMIRLIIRDEAVHGYYIGYKYQKGLEKETAARRDELKDYTFGLLLELYDNEEDYTEALYDPLGLTEDVKAFLRYNANKALMNLGYEGLFPKDQTTVNPAILSALSPNADENHDFFSGSGSSYVMGKAENTEDDDWDF; encoded by the coding sequence ATGACCGTCTCGGAGAAGCTCCCGCTCGTCAGCCGGGTGACCGCCATCAACTGGAACCGGATCGAGGACGAGAAGGACGTCGAGGTGTGGAACCGCCTCACGAACAACTTCTGGCTGCCGGAGAAGATTCCACTCTCCAACGATGTCCAGTCCTGGGCCACCCTGACCGATGACGAGAAGTGGATGACCACCCGGGTGTTCACCGGGCTCACCATGCTGGACACGATCCAGGGCACTGTCGGTGCGGTCAGCCTGATCCCGGACTCGCTCACGCCGCACGAGGAAGCGGTGTACACCAACATCGCGTTCATGGAGAGCGTGCACGCGAAGTCCTACTCCTCGATCTTCTCCACGCTGATCTCCACCCCGGAGATCGACGAGGCGTTCCGGTGGAGCGAGGAGAACGAGCACCTGCAGCGCAAGGCCGAGATCATCCTCGACTACTACCGGGGCGACGACCCGCTGAAGCGCAAGGTCGCCTCCACGATGCTGGAGTCGTTCCTGTTCTACTCCGGCTTCTACGCACCGATGTACTGGTCCTCCCGGGCCAAGCTGACCAACACCGCGGACATGATCCGGCTGATCATCCGGGACGAGGCGGTGCACGGGTACTACATCGGGTACAAGTACCAGAAGGGCCTGGAGAAGGAGACGGCCGCGCGCCGCGACGAGCTCAAGGACTACACCTTCGGGCTGCTCCTGGAGCTCTACGACAACGAAGAGGACTACACCGAGGCCCTCTACGACCCGCTCGGCCTGACCGAGGACGTCAAGGCCTTCCTGCGCTACAACGCGAACAAGGCGCTGATGAACCTCGGCTACGAAGGCCTGTTCCCCAAGGACCAGACCACGGTGAACCCGGCGATCCTCTCCGCGCTGAGCCCGAACGCCGACGAGAACCACGACTTCTTCTCCGGCTCCGGCTCCTCCTACGTGATGGGCAAGGCGGAGAACACCGAGGACGACGACTGGGACTTCTAG
- a CDS encoding ferric reductase-like transmembrane domain-containing protein has translation MTDSTRTRQRAWFDVRALKQDVRGAALDASVALVVTLAILVLLAWRIEAGTSATIVVMPDLADPGYWMYWLSQAFGWSGLLWAWITVVLGLLRSSRHPSWMPVSVARIEKWHRQTSLTTIALMFGHAFWFFAEMVRDNRADAGWAGRLWRAFVDSFVPGGYDSGTGVIAILIGLLALYLAIPLGLAFYARRALGTRVWRVLHASIIVVYVLSVWHTLLYGTSVWYDGPFRTTIWLLQLPIAGLLLVRLLRPAYRPGATAGDRLGRLVARISATATILVLLIVAATGRDGGRTPGVDGAPLTFTQAMIWLGFAVFALVVAALVVRAHRTARRRA, from the coding sequence ATGACTGACTCGACGCGGACGCGCCAGCGGGCGTGGTTCGACGTCCGCGCCCTGAAACAGGACGTCCGGGGGGCCGCACTGGACGCGAGTGTGGCTCTGGTGGTCACCCTCGCGATCTTGGTGCTCCTTGCGTGGCGCATCGAGGCAGGAACGTCCGCGACGATCGTGGTGATGCCAGACCTGGCCGATCCCGGGTACTGGATGTACTGGCTATCTCAGGCCTTCGGATGGTCGGGCCTGCTGTGGGCCTGGATCACGGTGGTGCTCGGTCTGCTCCGGTCCAGCCGGCACCCGAGCTGGATGCCGGTGTCCGTCGCCCGGATCGAGAAGTGGCACCGGCAGACGAGCCTGACCACCATCGCCCTGATGTTCGGCCACGCCTTCTGGTTCTTCGCTGAGATGGTCCGCGACAACCGAGCGGACGCCGGCTGGGCTGGGCGCCTGTGGCGTGCGTTCGTCGACTCGTTCGTCCCTGGCGGGTACGACAGCGGCACCGGGGTGATCGCCATCCTCATCGGGCTGCTGGCTCTCTACCTCGCGATCCCCCTGGGCCTGGCGTTCTATGCCCGCCGGGCGTTGGGGACACGGGTGTGGCGCGTGTTGCACGCCTCGATCATCGTCGTGTACGTGCTGAGCGTGTGGCACACCCTGCTGTACGGAACGAGCGTCTGGTACGACGGTCCCTTCCGGACCACCATCTGGTTGCTGCAGCTACCGATCGCCGGACTTCTCCTCGTTCGGCTGTTGCGTCCGGCCTACCGACCGGGGGCGACGGCCGGAGACCGGCTCGGCCGGCTCGTAGCCCGGATCTCCGCCACGGCGACCATCCTGGTCCTGCTCATCGTGGCGGCAACCGGCCGTGACGGTGGGCGCACCCCCGGAGTCGACGGCGCGCCCCTCACCTTCACGCAGGCGATGATCTGGCTCGGGTTCGCCGTGTTCGCGCTGGTGGTGGCGGCGTTGGTGGTCCGAGCGCATCGCACCGCCAGGCGCCGGGCTTGA
- a CDS encoding CarD family transcriptional regulator has translation MQFAKGQVVVHPHHGPATVTRLAFRTVGEQRSRYLTLRIRRDDLEVSLPVERAEDIGVRSVLDAAGVQKVFKILAGPGQAFDKVWSRRVKDFTERLRSSDIFTVVGLVRDITRQNEEKKVSYGEMNLLNEARALVTAELAVALGLDDEEIAELIEPAVLEGTLPTLSKQVLARAS, from the coding sequence TTGCAGTTCGCCAAGGGTCAGGTCGTCGTCCACCCCCATCACGGACCGGCAACGGTCACACGTCTGGCTTTCCGAACGGTCGGCGAGCAGCGCAGCCGGTACCTCACCCTCCGGATCCGCCGCGATGATCTCGAGGTGTCGCTGCCGGTCGAGCGCGCTGAGGACATCGGCGTGCGATCGGTGCTCGATGCTGCAGGCGTGCAGAAGGTCTTCAAGATCCTGGCCGGTCCGGGTCAGGCGTTCGACAAGGTCTGGTCCCGCCGGGTCAAGGACTTCACGGAGCGCCTGCGTTCCAGCGACATCTTCACCGTCGTCGGTCTGGTGCGGGACATTACCCGCCAGAACGAGGAGAAGAAGGTCTCCTACGGTGAGATGAACCTGCTGAACGAGGCCCGCGCTCTGGTGACCGCCGAACTCGCGGTCGCGCTGGGCCTGGACGATGAGGAGATTGCGGAGCTGATCGAGCCCGCCGTCCTCGAAGGCACACTGCCGACCCTGTCCAAGCAAGTCCTGGCCCGCGCGAGCTGA
- a CDS encoding dihydrofolate reductase family protein produces MTRTLYYTATSLDGFIATSEHSLDWLVSRDNDPAGPMGYDVFFAQIGALVMGASTYAWVTEQLDGDWPYDQPTWVLTHRDFPTPADGVDVRFRSGNVAELHPEMVAAAASKDLWVVGGGDLAGQFAERGLLDAVQVSVAPVTLGAGAPLLPRQVELRLTGVARNRDFACLSYDVVR; encoded by the coding sequence ATGACTCGCACCCTCTACTACACCGCCACGTCGCTGGACGGGTTCATCGCCACCTCGGAGCACTCCCTGGACTGGCTGGTCAGCCGCGATAACGACCCCGCCGGGCCGATGGGCTACGACGTCTTCTTCGCCCAGATCGGTGCCCTGGTGATGGGCGCGTCGACCTATGCCTGGGTGACTGAGCAGCTCGATGGCGACTGGCCGTACGATCAGCCGACCTGGGTGCTGACCCACCGGGACTTTCCGACTCCCGCCGATGGCGTGGACGTGCGCTTCAGAAGCGGGAACGTGGCCGAGCTGCACCCGGAGATGGTGGCCGCGGCCGCGAGCAAGGACCTCTGGGTGGTTGGTGGGGGTGACTTGGCCGGGCAGTTCGCGGAGCGCGGTCTGCTCGACGCCGTGCAGGTCTCGGTGGCACCGGTGACACTCGGCGCGGGTGCGCCGCTGCTGCCCCGGCAGGTCGAGCTCCGGCTGACCGGAGTTGCCCGGAACCGGGACTTCGCGTGCCTGAGCTACGACGTAGTGCGCTAG
- a CDS encoding helix-turn-helix domain-containing protein — MPELGRDRLRELLDAVLADEHDELGAMAAGAFATPWHFSRQLSHGTGEPPVALRRRVVLERAAWQLRQGASVTDVAFGSGYESVEGFSRAFARSFGYPPSSVPSADESGSARAHWLPAPNGIHFHPPMHLWVSEREAPPASMQLVAQLVQHDLDDTTDLIRSAGALTDEEFRRVRLPGFYVLEWDGPEESIAAILEHQVWAKEVWLASIDGGEFPARGADDPQSLLARQEQIGPRWVDTVREIDRQGIWGDRLIDALCEPPESFVLSSVVTHVITFAAHRRQLARQLLRQAGLELDHGDPIEWLRDYGVATAPDTEDHR; from the coding sequence ATGCCCGAACTCGGCCGTGACCGCCTGCGTGAACTGCTGGACGCCGTCCTCGCCGACGAGCACGACGAACTTGGCGCGATGGCAGCCGGCGCCTTCGCGACACCGTGGCACTTCAGCCGCCAGCTCAGCCACGGCACCGGTGAACCACCCGTGGCTCTGCGGCGGCGGGTGGTGCTCGAGCGCGCCGCCTGGCAGTTGCGCCAGGGCGCGTCCGTGACCGATGTCGCCTTCGGCTCCGGGTACGAGTCGGTGGAGGGCTTCTCTCGCGCCTTCGCGCGGTCATTCGGCTACCCGCCGAGCAGTGTGCCCTCGGCCGACGAGTCCGGGTCTGCGCGGGCGCACTGGCTACCGGCACCGAACGGCATCCACTTCCACCCGCCGATGCACCTGTGGGTCAGCGAGCGCGAGGCGCCCCCGGCGAGCATGCAGCTCGTCGCCCAGCTGGTGCAGCACGATCTGGACGATACGACCGATCTGATCCGCAGCGCCGGTGCGCTCACCGACGAGGAGTTCCGGCGGGTGCGGCTGCCGGGGTTCTACGTGCTCGAGTGGGACGGTCCGGAGGAGTCGATCGCGGCCATCCTGGAGCATCAGGTCTGGGCCAAAGAGGTCTGGCTGGCATCGATCGACGGCGGCGAGTTCCCCGCACGTGGCGCCGACGACCCACAGTCTCTGCTCGCCCGGCAGGAGCAGATCGGACCGCGGTGGGTAGACACGGTGCGCGAGATCGACCGCCAGGGCATCTGGGGAGACCGACTGATCGATGCCCTCTGCGAACCGCCGGAGAGTTTCGTACTCAGCAGCGTGGTCACCCACGTGATCACCTTCGCCGCCCACCGCCGCCAGCTCGCCCGGCAGCTACTTCGCCAGGCCGGACTGGAACTGGACCACGGGGATCCGATCGAGTGGCTCCGTGACTATGGAGTCGCCACCGCACCCGACACGGAGGATCACCGATGA